In a genomic window of Halobiforma lacisalsi AJ5:
- a CDS encoding KEOPS complex subunit Pcc1, giving the protein MSSHGATLEFDYDSTSRARLVADSVAREIGEIDDERSRTTIDRTGATIVLEIDAEDVVALRAALNTWFSLVDVAERTAEVGDAVVSERD; this is encoded by the coding sequence GTGTCTTCTCACGGCGCGACGCTCGAGTTCGACTACGACTCGACGTCCCGTGCGCGCCTCGTCGCCGACAGCGTCGCTCGCGAGATCGGCGAGATCGACGACGAGCGCTCGCGGACGACTATCGATCGGACCGGCGCGACGATCGTCCTCGAGATCGACGCCGAGGACGTCGTCGCCCTTCGTGCGGCGTTGAACACCTGGTTTTCGCTTGTCGACGTCGCGGAGCGGACGGCCGAGGTCGGGGACGCGGTCGTTTCGGAGCGGGACTGA
- a CDS encoding methytransferase partner Trm112, protein MKESLLEILRCPLDKHELELEDAEYADDEDADEDEVVSGTLVCTECGERYPIEDGIPNLLPPDMREETPA, encoded by the coding sequence ATGAAGGAGTCGTTGCTTGAGATCCTCCGCTGTCCGCTCGATAAACACGAACTCGAACTCGAGGACGCCGAGTACGCCGACGACGAGGACGCAGACGAAGACGAGGTCGTCTCCGGCACGCTCGTCTGTACGGAGTGTGGCGAGCGGTACCCGATCGAGGACGGCATTCCGAACCTGCTGCCGCCGGACATGCGCGAAGAAACGCCCGCGTAG
- a CDS encoding CbiX/SirB N-terminal domain-containing protein, whose protein sequence is MQALVVAAHGSHLNPDASDPAYTHADAVRDRERFDEVREAFWKEEPHFREVLRTLESDEVFVVPLFISEGYFTERVIPRELRLEGWDPDLWDSDGTSATHATLEAEDVEKTVHYCGPVGTHDAMTDVIVRRAESVTGDPGVGEGFGLAVVGHGTERNENSAKAIEYHADRVRDRERFDEVRALFMDEEPEVDDVTDYFESRDVVLVPLFVADGYHTREDIPEDVGLTDDYRRGWDVPVDVDGHRIWYAGAVGTEGLLADVLLERAIDAGADVDVDIDAAVDPDPDADSDPTAEGAGTPPESEPEPEPESESGKERTLEAGGEDA, encoded by the coding sequence ATGCAAGCGCTGGTCGTCGCGGCCCACGGGTCGCACCTCAATCCGGACGCTTCCGATCCCGCGTACACCCACGCGGACGCCGTCCGCGACCGGGAGCGGTTCGACGAGGTCCGGGAAGCGTTCTGGAAGGAAGAGCCACACTTCCGCGAGGTGCTTCGCACCCTCGAGTCGGACGAGGTCTTCGTCGTCCCGCTGTTTATCAGCGAGGGGTACTTCACCGAGCGGGTGATCCCCCGCGAGCTCCGGCTCGAGGGGTGGGACCCCGACCTGTGGGATTCCGACGGGACGAGCGCAACCCATGCGACGCTCGAGGCGGAAGACGTCGAGAAGACGGTTCACTACTGCGGTCCGGTCGGGACCCACGATGCGATGACCGACGTGATCGTTCGACGGGCGGAGTCGGTGACGGGCGACCCCGGGGTCGGCGAGGGATTCGGCCTCGCGGTCGTCGGCCACGGCACCGAGCGAAACGAGAACTCGGCGAAGGCGATCGAGTACCACGCGGACCGCGTTCGCGACCGGGAGCGGTTCGACGAGGTCCGGGCGCTGTTCATGGACGAGGAGCCCGAAGTCGACGACGTCACCGACTACTTCGAGAGCCGGGACGTCGTCCTCGTACCGCTGTTCGTCGCAGACGGCTATCACACCCGGGAGGACATCCCTGAGGACGTGGGCCTGACCGACGACTACCGGCGCGGCTGGGACGTCCCGGTCGACGTCGACGGCCACCGGATCTGGTACGCGGGCGCGGTCGGCACCGAGGGGTTGCTGGCCGACGTGCTCCTCGAGCGGGCGATCGACGCCGGGGCCGACGTCGACGTCGATATCGACGCGGCGGTGGATCCGGACCCGGATGCGGACTCGGACCCGACCGCGGAGGGCGCCGGTACGCCCCCGGAGTCAGAGCCAGAGCCGGAGCCGGAGTCGGAGTCGGGGAAAGAACGGACGCTCGAGGCCGGAGGTGAGGATGCATGA
- a CDS encoding DR2241 family protein, which translates to MTASEPRFEATLDPGALESLLARIDPNGVDFDGLRLEPATAETYDLVTPKTQRGGVSPADLADAEPPVTAYLTNWRYWQDVDGEGTARRAFLRWCERAPLAAAETETTPQDDREPLPVPERYAALEDGIDREWGQLRITVRLTDDPETAPGERVYDLTHRADADRDLADLEIQDGPRDARRIATEDDDGRYRPLKTAPTLVSGWAFVGLSGAELVETVDTVYPATIANWHRELRGDLDVDHWRETADRQTGMYADVADLPREAVEWMAEACCVDSQCLKRREWEYAPEDELAVDGGDGPFPCREPCSLVVAAARTWTDLEREPERTYELELTPSEARQLEALIDAVAEGRTDEIREADVADGANRYRARYLRAKRFDEDGLELADTSSSGPKGD; encoded by the coding sequence ATGACCGCGTCCGAGCCGCGGTTCGAGGCGACGCTCGATCCCGGCGCCCTCGAGTCGCTACTCGCCCGAATCGACCCCAATGGTGTCGACTTCGACGGGCTACGACTCGAGCCTGCGACCGCTGAAACGTACGATCTCGTCACGCCAAAGACGCAACGAGGGGGCGTCTCTCCGGCGGACCTCGCCGACGCCGAGCCGCCCGTGACGGCCTACCTCACCAACTGGCGCTACTGGCAGGACGTCGACGGCGAGGGGACCGCTCGCCGGGCCTTCCTGCGCTGGTGCGAGCGCGCGCCCCTCGCGGCGGCCGAGACGGAAACCACTCCCCAGGACGACCGCGAGCCGCTGCCGGTCCCGGAGCGATACGCCGCGCTCGAGGACGGGATCGACCGCGAGTGGGGGCAGTTGCGGATCACGGTGCGGTTGACCGACGACCCCGAAACCGCGCCCGGCGAGCGCGTCTACGACCTTACCCACCGCGCGGACGCCGACCGCGACCTCGCCGACCTCGAGATCCAGGACGGGCCACGGGACGCCCGTCGGATCGCGACCGAGGACGACGACGGACGGTACCGGCCGCTGAAGACCGCGCCGACGCTCGTCTCCGGATGGGCCTTCGTCGGCCTCTCCGGCGCAGAACTCGTCGAGACGGTCGATACCGTCTACCCGGCGACGATCGCCAACTGGCACCGCGAACTGCGCGGCGACCTCGACGTCGACCACTGGCGGGAGACGGCCGACAGACAGACCGGCATGTACGCCGACGTCGCCGACCTCCCGCGGGAGGCCGTCGAGTGGATGGCCGAAGCCTGCTGCGTCGACTCCCAGTGTCTCAAGCGCCGCGAGTGGGAGTACGCGCCCGAGGACGAACTCGCCGTCGACGGCGGCGACGGCCCGTTCCCCTGTCGGGAACCCTGCTCGCTCGTCGTCGCCGCGGCGCGGACGTGGACCGACCTCGAGCGGGAACCCGAACGCACGTACGAACTCGAGTTGACGCCGAGCGAGGCCCGGCAACTCGAGGCCCTGATCGACGCGGTCGCGGAGGGTCGAACCGACGAGATCCGGGAGGCCGACGTCGCGGACGGCGCGAACCGCTACCGGGCGCGGTACCTCCGGGCGAAACGGTTCGACGAGGACGGACTCGAGTTAGCGGATACCTCGTCCTCCGGCCCGAAGGGAGACTAG
- a CDS encoding BsuPI-related putative proteinase inhibitor, translating to MTLEGTLEADVSTDGVDDTVAFEFTVTNAGSTPEELQFADAAKAEFVVEDEGREVWRYTDGRAFTQMISSERLAPDETATYGAEWPDPIPGDYTAVAELRARETSCEARTDFTVPE from the coding sequence ATGACACTCGAGGGCACGCTCGAGGCGGACGTATCGACCGACGGCGTCGACGACACCGTCGCGTTCGAGTTCACGGTGACGAACGCGGGATCGACCCCCGAAGAACTCCAGTTCGCCGACGCAGCCAAGGCCGAGTTCGTCGTCGAGGACGAGGGGCGCGAGGTCTGGCGGTACACGGACGGCCGCGCGTTCACACAGATGATCAGTTCCGAGCGGCTCGCACCCGACGAGACGGCCACCTACGGGGCCGAGTGGCCCGACCCCATCCCGGGAGACTACACCGCCGTCGCGGAACTGCGGGCACGGGAAACGAGTTGCGAGGCCCGGACCGACTTTACGGTCCCGGAGTGA
- a CDS encoding DUF2797 domain-containing protein, whose protein sequence is MQLVGYEPSGRGSALLVAGEVGDGNTDGNATPVDRRELAAGDRLSYSLGTRRCAGTIDDGDHVACDRPSAPYCEYHTDTWICARCTGTCLKAEMDCYEDHAVYLAAFAPETFKVGVTREWRLETRLREQGADRAAHLYTVSNGRIAREIEAEIARLLTDRVRTGPKVAALANEVDVDAWESTLAELAGFVADAEIDFEFDPAAEDLERGVHEKFAFDYGIDLETRPVRETIASGTVVGVKGRLLVLENGGTTYAVDMRDLVGYELEDGETDRELQSSLGSFG, encoded by the coding sequence GTGCAACTGGTCGGATACGAGCCGAGCGGCCGGGGGTCGGCGCTGTTGGTCGCCGGCGAGGTCGGCGACGGAAACACCGACGGCAACGCGACGCCCGTCGACCGGCGCGAACTGGCCGCCGGCGATCGCCTCTCGTACTCGCTGGGTACTCGTCGCTGTGCCGGGACGATCGACGACGGCGACCACGTCGCCTGCGATCGCCCGAGCGCGCCCTACTGCGAGTACCACACGGACACCTGGATCTGTGCCCGCTGTACCGGCACCTGCCTGAAAGCGGAGATGGACTGCTACGAGGACCACGCGGTCTATCTCGCGGCATTCGCCCCGGAGACGTTCAAAGTGGGCGTCACCCGCGAGTGGCGACTCGAGACGCGGCTCCGCGAACAGGGGGCCGACCGGGCGGCCCACCTCTATACGGTCTCGAACGGCCGGATCGCCCGCGAGATCGAGGCCGAAATCGCACGCCTGCTCACCGACAGGGTCCGGACCGGGCCGAAGGTCGCCGCGCTCGCGAACGAGGTCGACGTGGACGCCTGGGAGTCGACGCTCGCGGAGTTAGCGGGGTTCGTCGCCGACGCCGAAATCGACTTCGAGTTCGATCCCGCCGCCGAGGACCTCGAGCGCGGCGTCCACGAGAAGTTCGCGTTCGACTACGGGATCGACCTCGAGACCCGTCCCGTCCGGGAGACGATCGCGAGCGGAACCGTCGTCGGCGTCAAGGGCCGGCTGCTCGTCCTCGAGAACGGCGGGACGACCTACGCGGTCGACATGCGCGATCTGGTCGGCTACGAACTCGAGGACGGGGAGACGGACCGGGAGCTCCAGTCGTCGCTGGGGTCGTTCGGCTGA
- a CDS encoding DUF7524 family protein produces the protein MSTNEITVHVNRGRSDSLEVEATGDDTATDTEPASAAASPDPTLEFEGARSGTLILRGHETPAHVHCRLDGDLARVAPIDQPNYYVEPGDVTTVPIALQPDIDLEGPIEGRLEVLTGYGSESVAIDVIVRPGPPEIDVDETLAEPSKTEPDPSLVERLAAGSGIDPGTIAVGALGLVAVAIATMTAMTIGGLAATIGLAVVVAGVLVAGFLLLSG, from the coding sequence GTGTCGACCAACGAGATCACCGTCCACGTCAACCGGGGCCGGAGCGACTCGCTCGAGGTCGAAGCCACCGGCGACGACACGGCGACCGACACCGAGCCCGCGTCCGCAGCCGCGTCTCCCGACCCCACCCTCGAGTTCGAGGGGGCACGGTCGGGAACGCTGATTCTCCGGGGGCACGAAACCCCCGCGCACGTCCACTGTCGACTCGACGGAGATCTCGCTCGCGTCGCCCCGATCGACCAACCGAACTACTACGTCGAACCGGGCGACGTCACGACGGTTCCGATCGCCCTCCAGCCCGACATCGATCTCGAGGGGCCGATCGAGGGTCGCCTGGAGGTGCTGACCGGCTACGGATCGGAGTCGGTAGCGATCGACGTGATCGTGCGACCCGGCCCCCCCGAGATCGACGTCGACGAGACGCTCGCGGAGCCCTCGAAGACGGAGCCCGATCCGTCGCTCGTCGAGCGCCTAGCTGCCGGGAGCGGGATCGACCCCGGCACGATCGCGGTCGGCGCGCTCGGCCTCGTCGCGGTCGCTATCGCCACGATGACCGCGATGACGATCGGCGGGCTGGCAGCGACGATCGGGCTGGCCGTGGTCGTCGCCGGCGTTCTCGTGGCCGGGTTCCTTCTGCTCTCGGGATAA